One stretch of Gavia stellata isolate bGavSte3 chromosome 25, bGavSte3.hap2, whole genome shotgun sequence DNA includes these proteins:
- the YPEL2 gene encoding protein yippee-like 2, with protein sequence MVKMTRSKTFQAYLPSCHRTYSCIHCRAHLANHDELISKSFQGSQGRAYLFNSVVNVGCGPAEERVLLTGLHAVADIYCENCKTTLGWKYEHAFESSQKYKEGKYIIELAHMIKDNGWD encoded by the exons ATGGTGAAGATGACAAGGTCCAAGACTTTCCAGGCATATCTGCCTTCATGCCACAGGACCTACAGCTGCATTCACTGCAGGGCTCATCTTGCCAACCACGATGAGCTCATTTCCAAG TCCTTTCAAGGAAGCCAAGGACGAGCATACCTCTTCAATTCAGT AGTTAATGTGGGTTGTGGCCCTGCAGAGGAGCGGGTGTTATTAACAGGATTACATGCGGTTGCAGATATTTACTGTGAAAACTGCAAAACCACACTGGGTTGGAAATAT gaaCACGCTTTTGAAAGCAGCCAGAAGTATAAAGAAGGCAAATACATCATTGAACTAGCTCACATGATCAAGGATAATGGCTGGGATTGA